A DNA window from Leptolyngbya sp. KIOST-1 contains the following coding sequences:
- a CDS encoding response regulator transcription factor gives MSTVLIVDDSSTLREMIAGLLLKAGLTVVEAKDGVEAQEMIQATPPDLVVLDIVMPNMNGYELCRWIKNSAPTQNIPVIICSSKAEEFDRYWGMKQGADAYITKPFRPADMISTVKQLLRP, from the coding sequence ATGAGTACAGTGCTAATTGTCGACGACAGCTCAACCCTGCGCGAAATGATTGCCGGGCTGCTGCTGAAAGCGGGTCTAACGGTGGTGGAAGCCAAAGACGGGGTGGAAGCCCAGGAAATGATTCAGGCCACCCCCCCCGACCTGGTGGTGCTCGATATCGTCATGCCCAACATGAATGGCTACGAACTCTGCCGCTGGATCAAAAATTCTGCCCCCACCCAAAACATTCCGGTCATCATCTGCTCCAGCAAAGCCGAAGAATTTGACCGCTACTGGGGCATGAAGCAGGGGGCCGACGCCTATATCACCAAGCCCTTTCGCCCCGCCGACATGATCAGCACCGTCAAGCAGTTGCTGCGCCCCTAG
- a CDS encoding tetratricopeptide repeat protein, translating into MLKRLSLLPLLTLCGLLAPALPVRAQALTPYVLPLDYDLMTEQGLFLANEAQQLAEFQQFGRALALAQLAAQLAPNNGQVLALLGGLYLQSSEVDKALPLLDRARTLLPDNARVLFALGSAYLQQDNPQRAASFLEQGLRLEPNNPSALFDLGNAYFKQEKFAEAIASFEKSVAAEPEFWPSVNNIGLVLYEQGDAQRAVEYWRSSLELAANEPEPKLAIAVALHSQTNCGVPVVRAANAACQEAIRLGIEALEQDSRYADLDFLRLNLWGDRLIDSTVAFFDLPDIKSLLGEL; encoded by the coding sequence GTGCTAAAACGCCTCTCCCTGCTGCCGCTGCTAACTCTCTGTGGACTGCTGGCCCCCGCCCTGCCCGTCCGCGCCCAGGCCCTCACCCCCTATGTGCTGCCCCTCGACTACGACCTGATGACCGAGCAGGGGCTGTTTTTGGCCAACGAGGCCCAGCAGCTGGCGGAGTTTCAGCAGTTTGGCCGAGCCCTGGCCCTGGCTCAGCTGGCGGCTCAGCTGGCCCCCAACAACGGTCAGGTGCTGGCCCTGCTGGGGGGGCTCTACCTGCAGAGCAGCGAGGTAGACAAGGCTCTACCCCTGCTCGATCGCGCCCGCACCCTGCTGCCCGACAATGCGCGGGTGCTGTTTGCCCTGGGCTCGGCCTACCTGCAGCAGGACAACCCCCAGCGCGCCGCTAGCTTCCTGGAGCAGGGGCTACGGCTGGAGCCCAACAACCCCAGTGCCCTGTTTGACCTGGGTAACGCCTACTTTAAGCAGGAAAAGTTTGCCGAGGCGATCGCCAGCTTTGAAAAGTCGGTGGCGGCGGAGCCGGAGTTTTGGCCTTCGGTAAATAACATTGGCCTGGTGCTCTACGAGCAGGGCGATGCCCAGCGGGCGGTGGAGTACTGGCGCTCCAGTCTGGAGCTGGCCGCCAATGAGCCCGAGCCCAAACTGGCGATCGCCGTAGCCCTGCACTCCCAGACCAACTGCGGCGTGCCCGTGGTCAGAGCCGCCAACGCCGCCTGCCAGGAGGCCATTCGCCTGGGTATCGAAGCTCTGGAGCAGGACAGCCGCTACGCCGACCTCGACTTTTTGCGCCTCAACCTCTGGGGCGATCGGCTGATCGACTCCACCGTCGCCTTTTTTGATCTGCCCGACATCAAATCCCTGCTGGGCGAGCTATAG
- a CDS encoding ParA family protein has product MTLARPIVLAVFNGKGGVGKTTTAVNLAAVFAETRSVLLVDADPQGSALWWTGRSPTDLGFEVKAEINPARLARLGQEHDHSLIIVDTPPALGSATLAAVIPAASYLLLPTPPAPMDLAVLITTVNEAVAPSGVSHRVLLTKVDSRSVGEAIEAQNTLLELKIPACNAFVRTYKAHERAALEGLPVLKWRGPNSQEARSDYCRVAEELQRDWTQP; this is encoded by the coding sequence GTGACCTTGGCTCGTCCGATTGTGCTAGCGGTGTTTAACGGCAAGGGCGGCGTGGGCAAAACCACCACCGCCGTCAACCTGGCGGCGGTCTTTGCCGAAACCCGCTCGGTGCTGCTGGTGGATGCTGATCCCCAGGGGTCGGCCCTGTGGTGGACGGGCCGCAGCCCTACGGATTTGGGCTTTGAGGTCAAGGCTGAAATCAACCCGGCCCGGCTGGCCCGGCTGGGCCAGGAGCACGACCACAGCCTGATTATTGTCGATACGCCCCCAGCCCTGGGGTCCGCGACCCTGGCGGCGGTGATTCCGGCGGCCAGCTACCTGCTGCTGCCCACGCCCCCCGCTCCGATGGATCTGGCAGTTTTGATTACTACAGTGAATGAAGCGGTAGCGCCCAGCGGGGTATCCCATCGAGTATTGTTGACGAAGGTGGATTCCCGCAGCGTCGGCGAAGCCATTGAAGCTCAGAACACGCTGCTGGAGCTCAAGATTCCGGCCTGCAATGCGTTTGTTCGCACCTACAAAGCCCACGAACGCGCCGCGCTGGAGGGCCTGCCGGTGCTCAAGTGGCGCGGCCCCAACAGCCAGGAGGCCCGTTCTGACTACTGCCGAGTTGCCGAAGAACTACAGCGAGACTGGACCCAGCCATGA
- the queG gene encoding tRNA epoxyqueuosine(34) reductase QueG produces MTDIADSRDRQAVIDYALGLGFDLVGIVALDESPSDTEAAAVGHLQRWLAQGYQADMAWMGNPRRQDVRQVLPGARSLVCVALNYYTPHRHSADPSHGKISRYAWGRDYHRILQKRLKPLADWIAAAGHDARYYADTGPVQDKAWAQQAGLGWVAKNGNLITRQYGSWVFLGELITTLPLAPDSPHTAHCGTCTRCLEACPTGAITQPYVVDANRCIAYHTIENRAETLPDDVAAQLNNWVAGCDICQDVCPWNQRFAQPTAVEDFQPYPQNLAPNLADLATLSEAEWDERFRASALRRIKPAMWRRNARAAQQNHRC; encoded by the coding sequence ATGACAGACATTGCTGACTCACGCGATCGCCAGGCGGTCATTGACTATGCCCTCGGGCTGGGGTTTGACCTGGTTGGCATTGTCGCCCTGGACGAGTCTCCCAGCGACACGGAAGCCGCAGCGGTAGGGCACCTGCAGCGCTGGCTGGCCCAGGGCTACCAGGCCGATATGGCCTGGATGGGTAACCCCAGGCGTCAGGACGTCCGTCAGGTGCTGCCGGGGGCGCGATCGCTCGTCTGTGTCGCCCTCAACTACTACACCCCCCACCGCCACTCCGCTGACCCCAGCCACGGCAAAATCTCGCGCTACGCCTGGGGCCGCGACTACCACCGCATTCTGCAAAAGCGGCTCAAACCGCTGGCCGACTGGATTGCCGCCGCTGGCCACGACGCCCGCTACTACGCCGACACCGGCCCCGTGCAGGACAAGGCCTGGGCCCAGCAGGCGGGCCTGGGCTGGGTGGCCAAAAACGGCAACCTGATCACCCGCCAGTACGGCTCCTGGGTGTTTTTGGGCGAGCTGATCACCACCCTGCCCCTGGCCCCCGACTCGCCCCACACCGCCCACTGCGGCACCTGCACCCGCTGTCTGGAGGCCTGCCCCACCGGGGCCATTACCCAGCCCTACGTGGTCGATGCCAACCGCTGCATCGCCTACCACACCATTGAAAACCGGGCTGAAACCCTGCCGGATGACGTGGCAGCGCAGCTGAATAACTGGGTGGCGGGCTGCGACATCTGCCAGGATGTCTGCCCCTGGAACCAACGCTTTGCCCAACCCACCGCCGTCGAGGACTTTCAGCCCTACCCACAAAACCTGGCCCCAAATCTGGCCGATTTAGCTACCCTATCAGAAGCCGAGTGGGATGAGCGGTTTCGGGCTTCGGCCCTGCGGCGGATCAAACCGGCGATGTGGCGGCGCAATGCCCGGGCTGCCCAGCAGAATCACCGCTGCTGA
- the ppk2 gene encoding polyphosphate kinase 2 produces the protein MGKNNGKADPLTDEFSALGRSSKKDKSPKKGKQKAKKKLKKEQLQPTEAPVFRYSSESEGSSKLKSKFYENELARLQVELVKMQYWVKHTGTRIVILFEGRDAAGKGGTIKRLTEPLNPRGCRVVALGTPSDREKTEWYFQRYVAHLPAAGEIVCFDRSWYNRAGVERVMGFCTDEQYDEFMHTCPEFERMLVRSGIILLKYWFSVSDEEQERRFQSRLTDPARRWKLSPMDLESRDRWVEYSQAKDAMFTHTNIPEAPWFTVEADDKKRARLNCISHVLSKIDYIDMTPEPLELTPRKKAPVDYERSPINEQFFVPQRY, from the coding sequence ATGGGCAAAAACAACGGTAAAGCTGATCCCCTGACTGATGAATTCTCTGCGCTTGGACGCAGTTCAAAGAAGGATAAGTCCCCAAAAAAGGGCAAGCAGAAGGCGAAGAAAAAGCTCAAAAAAGAGCAGCTTCAGCCTACCGAGGCACCGGTTTTCCGCTACAGTTCGGAGTCGGAGGGCAGCTCTAAGCTCAAGAGCAAATTCTACGAAAATGAGCTGGCCCGGCTCCAGGTGGAGCTGGTCAAAATGCAGTACTGGGTCAAGCACACCGGCACCCGCATCGTGATTCTATTTGAAGGGCGCGATGCGGCGGGCAAGGGCGGCACCATCAAGCGCCTGACCGAGCCGCTCAACCCGCGCGGCTGTCGGGTGGTGGCCCTGGGTACCCCCAGCGATCGCGAAAAGACCGAGTGGTACTTTCAGCGCTACGTGGCCCACCTGCCCGCCGCTGGCGAGATCGTCTGCTTTGACCGCAGCTGGTACAACCGGGCCGGGGTGGAGCGGGTAATGGGCTTTTGCACCGACGAGCAGTACGACGAGTTTATGCACACCTGCCCCGAGTTTGAGCGCATGCTGGTGCGATCGGGGATCATTCTGCTGAAGTACTGGTTTTCGGTCAGCGACGAGGAGCAGGAGCGGCGGTTTCAGTCACGCCTCACCGACCCCGCCCGGCGCTGGAAACTCAGCCCTATGGATCTCGAATCGCGCGATCGCTGGGTGGAGTACTCCCAGGCCAAAGACGCCATGTTCACCCACACCAATATTCCCGAAGCGCCCTGGTTCACCGTCGAAGCCGACGACAAAAAGCGGGCACGGCTCAACTGCATCAGCCACGTGCTCAGCAAGATCGACTACATCGATATGACCCCCGAGCCGCTGGAGCTAACGCCGCGCAAAAAAGCTCCCGTCGACTACGAGCGATCGCCCATCAACGAGCAGTTTTTCGTACCCCAGCGCTACTGA
- a CDS encoding DUF1003 domain-containing protein yields MANSTPSSASQSAAHQPRSWFRRSAPQRILTAPLPDPIAENIEAIIAIHRQESKDVAPPERLLEVVASWFSRPGFLYLLLGGLGLWLAGDWLNHTGLLPIALPTFSWADQGLDAAALLISTGVLIRQNRQENFAEQRTQLMLQLNLLSEKKIAKIIALLEELREDLPDMEQRYDPEAAIMQQSADPLTVLEALKETLEQEISAESD; encoded by the coding sequence ATGGCCAATTCCACCCCATCTTCCGCTTCCCAATCGGCGGCGCACCAGCCGCGATCGTGGTTTCGTCGCTCGGCTCCCCAGCGCATTTTAACCGCCCCGCTGCCCGATCCCATTGCCGAAAACATTGAGGCGATCATTGCTATCCACCGCCAGGAGTCCAAGGATGTCGCCCCTCCCGAGCGGTTGCTGGAGGTGGTGGCCTCATGGTTTAGTCGGCCTGGGTTTCTGTACCTGCTGCTGGGGGGGCTGGGGCTGTGGTTGGCGGGTGACTGGCTCAACCACACCGGCCTGCTGCCGATCGCGCTTCCCACCTTTAGCTGGGCCGATCAGGGGCTAGATGCGGCCGCCCTGCTGATTTCTACCGGGGTACTGATTCGCCAAAACCGGCAGGAAAACTTTGCCGAACAGCGCACTCAGCTAATGCTTCAGCTCAATCTGCTATCGGAGAAAAAAATTGCCAAGATCATCGCGCTGCTGGAGGAACTGCGCGAAGACCTGCCCGACATGGAGCAGCGCTACGACCCCGAAGCCGCCATTATGCAGCAGTCGGCAGATCCGCTGACGGTGCTGGAGGCGCTCAAGGAAACCCTGGAGCAGGAAATATCGGCGGAGAGCGACTAG
- a CDS encoding cell division protein FtsX, with the protein MFKLLTKFDYLLRETLLGLRRGGWMNWAAISTITVLLFLFGISLQSTWQLERLLNQFGSQLEVSAYLQSGFQASDLKPVVEAFPDVVGVTPVTKESAWAALVTDLGLSDIAGATDQLKGNPLVDELKVKAKDSEAVPAIAAQLEALDGIDEVRYIDEAVTRLAQLNDGLKWTSLFVITILTLTATAVITTTIRLIVLARRREIEVMQLVGATRIWIYLPFILQGAAFGLAGATVAWGLLFAVQRFLTELAAQQADFIQFVVQGLRLTPQQMLLLPAALLGLGTLVGLMGSLLAVRKFSLR; encoded by the coding sequence ATGTTTAAGCTGTTGACCAAGTTTGACTACCTGCTGCGCGAAACCTTGCTGGGGCTGCGGCGCGGCGGTTGGATGAATTGGGCGGCGATTAGCACCATTACCGTCCTGCTGTTTTTGTTTGGCATCAGTCTGCAGTCGACCTGGCAACTGGAGCGGCTGCTCAACCAGTTTGGTAGCCAGCTAGAGGTGTCGGCCTACCTGCAAAGCGGCTTTCAGGCCAGCGATCTCAAGCCTGTGGTGGAGGCCTTTCCCGATGTGGTGGGGGTAACGCCAGTGACCAAAGAGTCGGCCTGGGCCGCCCTGGTGACCGATCTGGGGCTGTCGGATATTGCCGGGGCCACCGACCAGCTCAAGGGCAATCCCCTGGTCGATGAACTCAAGGTCAAGGCCAAGGATTCTGAGGCGGTACCGGCGATCGCGGCTCAGCTTGAGGCCCTCGACGGCATCGACGAAGTGCGCTACATCGACGAAGCCGTCACCCGGCTGGCCCAGCTCAACGACGGCCTCAAGTGGACCAGTTTGTTTGTGATCACCATTCTCACCCTCACCGCCACCGCCGTGATCACCACCACCATTCGCCTGATCGTCCTGGCCCGCCGCCGAGAAATTGAAGTCATGCAGCTGGTGGGGGCCACCCGAATCTGGATCTACCTGCCGTTTATTTTGCAGGGGGCCGCCTTTGGCCTGGCCGGAGCCACCGTCGCCTGGGGGCTGCTGTTTGCCGTGCAGCGCTTTTTGACCGAGCTGGCCGCCCAGCAGGCCGATTTCATTCAGTTTGTGGTCCAGGGGCTGCGGCTGACCCCCCAGCAGATGCTGCTACTGCCGGCGGCGCTGCTGGGGTTGGGTACTCTAGTAGGGTTAATGGGTAGCCTGCTGGCGGTGCGCAAGTTTTCGCTGCGATAG